From a single Triplophysa rosa linkage group LG17, Trosa_1v2, whole genome shotgun sequence genomic region:
- the seta gene encoding SET nuclear proto-oncogene a — protein sequence MSASAAKVSKKELNSNHDGADETSEKEQQEAIEHIDEVQNEIDRLNEQASEEILKVEQKYNKLRQPFFQKRSELIAKIPNFWVTTFVNHPQVSALLGEEDEEALHYLTRVEVTEFEDIKSGYRIDFYFDENMYFENKVLSKEIHLNESGDPTSKSTEINWKPGKDLTSRSSQTPSKAGKKRQHEEPESFFTWFTDHADSGADELGEVIKDDIWPNPLQYYLVPDMDDEEGEGEDEEEDEEGLDDIDEEGEDDGEEEDDDGEDDEGEDD from the exons ATGTCTGCCTCAGCGGCTAAAGTCAGTAAAAAGGAACTGAACTCGAACCACGACGGAGCGGACGAGACTTCGG AAAAAGAGCAACAAGAAGCCATCGAGCACATTGATGAAGTACAGAATGAAATTGACAG ATTAAACGAGCAAGCCAGCGAAGAAATTCTCAAAGTTGAAcagaaatacaacaaactccGCCAGCCGTTCTTCCAGAAGAGATCAGAACTCATAGCCAAAATACCAAACTTCTGGGTCACAACATTCGTCAACCACCCACAAG TCTCAGCTCTTCTCGGCGAGGAGGATGAGGAAGCACTGCATTATCTGACCAGAGTAGAGGTCACGGAGTTTGAAGACATCAAATCAGGCTACAGAATAGATTTT taTTTTGATGAGAACATGTATTTTGAGAACAAAGTCCTCTCCAAAGAAATTCACCTGAACGAAAGCGGAGACCCCACCTCAAAATCAACCGAGATCAATTGGAAGCCAGGAAAG GACCTCACAAGCCGGTCCAGTCAGACACCGAGTAAAGCTGGCAAGAAGAGACAACATGAAGAACCAGAGAGTTTCTTCACCTGGTTTACAGATCATGCAGATTCAGGGGCGGATGAATTGGGAGAAGTTATCAAAGATGACATCTGGCCGAATCCTCTACAGTACTACTTG GTCCCAGACATGGATGATGAGGAAGGGGAGggtgaggatgaggaggaagaTGAGGAAGGGCTGGATGATATTGATGAAGAGGGTGAAGATGAcggagaggaagaggatgaTGATGGAGAG GATGATGAAGGTGAGGATGACTAA
- the zdhhc12a gene encoding palmitoyltransferase ZDHHC12-A codes for MVKNMFRSGCLVRTVHVILTWLTVLVLFLHNTDLRKCQQRGDLLQPVMFSSLVLLSVLLYFTVSLMDPGFVLSDQDTKGTIVERIEELEKMIPGEQSSLKQRRCGYCFLLQPMRAKHCKMCKHCVRRFDHHCPWIDNCVGERNHKWFLLYLCVQFAALSWGLQNAWSGIDFAPTWQQWFTQNGFLLGALGLTGVFSVVALLLLCIHVYLASVNTTTWEFMSQHRISYLKHCDTEDNPFDRGVICNLWDFFCICGTVAWERIYIRNTNGTV; via the exons AtggtaaaaaacatgtttaggtCAGGCTGTTTAGTGCGAACTGTACATGTGATACTGACCTGGCTCACAGTTTTAGTCTTATTTCTACATAACACAG ATCTTCGGAAGTGTCAACAGAGAGGAGATCTCTTACAGCCTGTGATGTTCAGCTCTTTAGTTCTGCTGTCAGTGCTGCTGTACTTCACTGTGTCTCTTATGGATcctggttttgttttgtctgacCAAGACACAAAG GGAACCATCGTGGAACGTATTGAAGAACTGGAAAAGATGATTCCTGGAGAGCAGAGTTCCCTCAAGCAGCGACGATGTGGCTATTGTTTCTTACTG CAACCAATGAGGGCAAAGCACTGTAAAATGTGTAAACACTGTGTGAGGCGTTTTGACCATCATTGCCCCTGGATTGACAACTGTGTTGGAGAGAGAAACCACAAATGGTTCctgctgtatttgtgtgtgcagtTTGCTGCTTTATCCTGGGGACTACAGAATGCGTG GTCTGGCATCGATTTTGCCCCCACCTGGCAGCAGTGGTTCACCCAAAACGGCTTTCTGCTCGGGGCACTTGGACTGACAGGAGTGTTCTCTGTGGTCGCGTTACTTCTGCTGTGCATCCATGTGTACCTGGCGTCCGTTAACACCACCACCTGGGAGTTCATGTCACAACACCGCATCTCGTACCTCAAACACTGTGACACGGAGGACAACCCTTTTGACAGAGGGGTGATATGCAACCTTTGGGACTTCTTTTGTATCTGTGGAACTGTGGCGTGGGAAAGAATCTACATCAGGAACACTAATGGAACTGTATGA